The following nucleotide sequence is from Aspergillus luchuensis IFO 4308 DNA, chromosome 1, nearly complete sequence.
ATCGTGCTGCCTGTTCAAGGCAATTGTTCAACCACTCCAGATGTATGATCCTTCGACGCATCAATATAAGGGCTCCGCGACGCTCAGTGCGAAGCCAAATTGGATCAGTAACCCAACAAATTCTGTTCTGATTCCTGCAATTCGAGCAGCCGAAAAGACCCTTGTCGCACTTCGCTTTTCGCATCTAATTGACAGAGAAACGGAGTCAGTCTGGGCAACATGATCACAAGAAAGGGGATCACTTACTTTGCAAAGGTCACAGGCAAGGGTGGTCCGGGAGGGATCTTTTTTCATTCCTTAGTAACCATTGACACTTTTTTTCTGGATTCTTAAATCTTACCTCTCTTtgacttccttcttctctttgtcCGCTTTCCATTTCTGCTTTCCTCGTCACTTTCTTCGTCAAATTCGCTGAACTCTGCATCTGTATCGTCCGGTTCACCCGGCTTGAGGGGCTTGGCCGGGATTTTCATTGCGTAGGTTTGGCGCATTTCGAGTGAAGCGTCTCGCTTATCATCCTTATCGTCACCTGCATTGTCTGATGAACCTTCCttattcttgttcttcttggaggcacgggtggtggtgttgcgaGAGCCCGGAGGGcgtccttttctcttcttgggCGGCGCTGGGGCTTCCTCTTGAGGTACTTGTACATCGGTAGCCGCCGCTGTAGCAGCATCCTCAGTGGGTGCATTGTTGCTTTCAGCAGGGCCTCCGTTGGCAGAGGTAACCTGGCTGGCGGAAACACCTTCGTCCAGGGATGTCTGGTCACCATTGGCCCCGGCTACACCTTCGCTCGCAGACAAGGGCTCCTCAAAGAGGCCAGAAACGTTGTCTGCCACCGATGCAGATGTTGTCGGCATCATGTCAGCTGTCATACCTTCCAGGACAACTGGGAGATAAGTAGGGTCCAGGTTTTGATGcagttctgcttcttcgaatACACCAGCTTGAGCCCGGTTGGTAGATTCTATAGCGTTGACAAGATATGCCTGATCACCATACAGATCTTGagcaccaacatcatcaagccCGGCGTTACCAAAAATGTCGTCGGGGCTCTGGAGCTGCTCCTCGCTCGATTGCCGTTTCACGGCCCGATTCTCTTCGTCCCCAAGACCAGCTTGGTCGAACGATCTCTTCGCGGCCATTGTAAGGAATTGACCGGTAAGTTTGCTcacgaaggggaagagacgTGCAACGTGCAAGCAAAGTATACCTAGTTAAGAGAGTTAGAGGTCTTGTGAGAGGGTGGTTCTTGGAATAGTGCGTGTCAATAGCGAACAGTGTGCTGCTAGGGAGATATTGTATTTCGGCACGATCCAAGAAATAGAACTCCTCTATATAGTCAAAGGTGAGATGCTGTTAGTCCTTTGGTCTCTAAAGATCAATATCATACAACAAGGACAAGGGGTTTGTTGAGATAAGTAACAAAGAGCATCTTTGTGTATCATATAGAGAAATGGAGAGGACGGCTGCGTAGGGAAAATGACAAAGACCTTGGGGTTATGAGAACTCCAAATGAAACAAAGATATGAAACTGAATAGAGCAGGAATATACTGACCAGAAAGCACGTATCGCAGTTCTGAATGGAAGGATATGTTAACAATGTGATTTCAACCACAAAGCACTTGTTTGTACACAGAGATGTGTACAATGAAATACACCAGCTGTACAAGGACTCCTCCACTTTCCTCCTTGTATCAACTGCGTtatgggagaaggaagacaagaGGGCTGTGATTGCGGTATTGAACAATGCTGAACAGTAGGCTTTGGATGCTTCCAGCAACCTGAACAGAAGCAGCACAGTGATGCTGCCCTCTATCTCAGGTGACAAAGGCAAACGACAGCGTCTTGGAGAACCCCAccagggaagaagacaagggGGAACAACGCGAGGGAGGCAGACTAAATACTCGGAACACAAAGGGGCGAGGCCTTGAGGCCAAATTGGCAGGTTGAAGCTGGATGGATTTATCCTTCAGATATACGGGATAAACCGACTCCCCAATGCAAAAGGGAAATGACAAGCGAGAAACTGAGACAGAAGCTGTAAAGTCTGTTTCTTCTCATGATAGATcatttttgatttttttcgGTTCTTCAAAAATATCTGGTTTGGGTGTTCTGCATTGGTTTGTAGGTCAGGACAAACGCTCCTATTGTCTGCCTAGATTCGACTACGAGGTGCTCTATACAGCTTTCTGCTGGAGAGAAACAGATAACAGTATGAGCAGTAAACATCAATTAtgagagataatatattgattCTACGCACAAGCTTAGTACGTTGTAGAAAGACTATGTTATTTCTTGATTCTCACATAGATTGATATAGTCACAGTATTCACAGAATACCCTAATTCCAGACAACTTTCTAACCATATTGAAGTATACAGAACATGTTTTCCAGTGCTCTAATGGCCACAGATATGCGCTACGAATACTCGAGACTCATACCCAATGGAAAAGCTGACAAAATACAACGAAATCCACACACAAGCCCTATAGTAGCATCACCTACAACATTCCTCTCAAACCACAGAGTACTATCTCTCAAGAAGCTACCCAAAGTACTGCCATTATACACCACGATATCTCCTCCAACCTAGTAACTATCCCATATGTAACCAGAAACCAGAACAACATTACATGATCAGCCAGATATTGCCCTAACCCCAATATGATAGtccaaccccatcccaaGTAACCTCAATATACAAATCCATACACCTTCCTTCAACCTTTGAAGAGAAACCtcccaacaacatcatcatagaTCAAGAAAtcaacaccctccctccaacaATACCTATCTAACCAGCAAGCATCCCCTCAACGAAGACGACACATGTACAAACCCCCAAAGCCAAGAATGACTCACATCAGAAACGTCATATGactattatcatcatcaaacatcATCAATGGTAATATCCATATAATACGGGGGAAGATATAAGGAACCTACCGTTATCACTAACAGATCAATCCCGCATGAGACCTCACTCAGACACCGGGATTTACCAGATAAAATCAGCCAAGAAAAACAACCCCAGAAACCTTCTGTATGTCTATTGCAAGGTTGCAGTCATTGGTTACTGCGCAGGCTATATCGCTggggattattattattgcagTATATTGTTGTGTGTGTTCTGATGGGGAATCCCTTTCGCTTTAGCCagatgggtgggtggtgggatgatgggacGAGGAGGCATTCGGTTTGATTGTCTTGTTTGTGGAACATGGAGCTGCTTGGGTGGATGGCTGGGTGTTTTGTGTCCCGTTGAAGAGGATTTTCCTGAAGAGGTTGCAGTGGGTTCTTTAGGTGTCTTACTTGCGTGTGATATTTCTTAGGAAAGGGACGATTCAGTAAAATCATTATTATGAGTAGATTGCTATCAGGGTTACCTATTTATTATGCTTTATCTGTTTTTACTATATGTCGAAAATATCTCAGATCATGTAACTTACTAAGTGTAATGCTGGTATAGAAGAAGCTAATGCCTTTAGGTGTCTCTGGTAGTGAGTGAGCTTATTCCTGGATTGATACCATCGACACTAACCATTAGACTACCTACAATAGCGCACACACTAGTTAGCACCATGCGGAGACTGGCCGGGGAATTATCATCAAAACCCCAGAATCTCACCCATCTGATAGTTGAGTAGCTACATACTACACATACAGACAAAACTCGCTATTTTCCCAGCAGAAACAGCAGCCAGTCTTATCTCAGCACGAGAAACTCATCCAAAGAATCGTTGAAGTCGAAATCCAACGAGAAGCCCACTTTTAATCACGAAACAACTGCGCTGGCAGAAACGAGTATAATGATCAAGTAGAAGAATCAATGTGTTGCTTCCCTCAAAACGGGGCAATCCCTGCATCAACCCCAGCAGTTAAATTCAGTTATACACTATATAAGCTCCAACATGCAAGATGAGTATTATTTGAAATCGAGCCCAGTGTCCTCGTACATCCTATGCtctgtttgtgtgtgtgtgtgtgtgtgtttcaGAGCCCAACTCCTCCCATGCCCGAGTCCGTTATAACCTGGAAAGCATCCATAAAACAAggtgaaagaagaaaaccatCCCAACCAACAAAGAGATTAAATCTAAGAAGCCAGCAACCAGCCCGAGGGGTAAATGCGCTCCAGATATCAGTGCAATGCAGCGAGACCCATGACGGTCATCAGTCGTGAGTCCTGGAACGGAGGAAAACACACAACTCCGGGGGGGATCCAATACCAGGGCAAGTCTAAACGAAAgtaggaaggaaagaaagtggCAGAGAGTAGAAGGGGGGTGGAATAGGTAAGAGAGTGGGTGTGTGGTAAGGTCAAGATCAGGGTGGAAGAGTTTGGACGATAGAGAGTATAAGAGTATAGGTGTTTGCAGGGAGGTAAGTTTTAGCGATGCAGAACCGGGCTATCAGCGAAAGACCCTTCCGTTTTGCGCGACGGTCTCGAACGATATCTTCTTCCCGTATTTGCGCGGTCCGTCGCCTTCGATCCACGGGAGGAGGTTCTTGCACTGACTGACATCAAAGGATGTCAGTTGGTTGCAGCCGTCTGCCACTGCCTCAACACCGGCACCGGTGACCCGGACACAGCCCCGCACGGAAAGACGCTTGAGATTTAATAGATGTAGGCCAATGCAGCGCAGAGATGGGTCTGATATAGCAGAGCCACAGAAAGACATGTTGAGGTAGGTCAGTTGCGAACATTGCAGAGCGAGTACTTCTGTAGCCGTATCGGACAGAGCACAACAGAATGACTATTGATCGTTAGTTTAGTCACCAGTTTGTGTATGATGGATCAGCTCACCAAGTCTAGCTCCCGCAGCTGCTTTGCTGCGTTTGTAAGATGCACGATAGCGTTGTCAGTCAAATACGTGCAATCAGCCAAGCAGAGTCTGCGGAGATTGGTGAATCGAGCATTTCCCCAGAACTGGAAGCCCTGGTCGGTAATGGTAGTGCAACGGGTAAGGTCCATCTCCTCGATCCTGGAAGCAGCATGCGATGCGATGTGGTGCATGGACCGGTCCGTAACATGCTTGCAGTAGGATAATGTTAATTTCTTGAGTTCGGGGCAGCCGTACACGGTCCCGGCGGCCGTCTGTCTGGTCGGCTTCATAGACGCCTTCCCTGATTTTGACTCGTCGTGTGGCTTGTGCTGGCCAGGAGAGACCCAGCCTACAATCCGAGCGAGCAGCGTATCCCCGACTTTTCGACAATTACTCAGATCAACCTCCTGTAAGTTGTTCGCCTTGCTCGCCATGTCAAGAATAGACGATGCGGTGACATCCCAGAcgctcttcatcttccaagTGACCACGTTAGATCCACACGTCGCAACAAGTTTGCTAAACCCTTCGTCTGTGATGTGGAAGCAATTACTTATGTCGACATATCGCGGTCGGCTACCCACAAAGGGGCAAATGATCTTGACCAGTACGTCATCCGTGACGCACCGGTTATACGTGCTCAGGTCCAGGTGATGGAGCAGCTCCGTTGACTTGCTGAGAATCTCTGACCAGTGCATAGAGACCGCCCTGAGGCGAAGGAGATCATGAAGCTCAAGATGCTGGAAAATAACCAAAAGGACCTGATCCGGGAGATAGCCGTGGTTGTCCTGACGTGGCTCACGGACCGTCTCCGAGGGTGTTGAGAACTCGCCGGCCCCGGGAAGCGTGAGAAAGGACGAGCTAGTAGATCTAGGCTCCGCTGAGGGTGAAGACCTCTGTTGCTCCCCGGAAACCTCCTCCGGCGTCAATGGCGCCACGGAGCTGCGCCGGCTTCGCAGCCGGACTTTGTCGAGCCCAACACTGAGGAATGGATCCGGATCGGAAGGCCGCAGCACACTTGGTTCATCTAGACCATTGGCTGTCGGAGTGCTGTCTAACTCCGTCTCTGTTAGGGTAAGAAGCGGCATGGATTGTCTGCGGCCCGCCCGCATCTTGAAGTTATCATCGACACTCAGAGGTTGCTCGTCAGCTCCCGCTTCTGACATCACAACGTCGCCATCGGACGCTGCTTGAAGCCGCTCCTTGGCGGTCCTTTCCACCTGTTCGCGAACTTTTGGAGGACACCTTTCCCAAAATTCTACGAGTACCTCACCGCTGATCATCAAACATTCCACCGCACTAATGGATCGCACGGTGGCGGTCCGGCGTGGTGCCAAGGAGAGGCTCACAACTTCACCAAAGTATTGCCCCTGTTTCAGCCGGGCTTTGACTTCGAAGCTAGGGTGCTCGATCTTATTGGGCAAGGATTGCGCATGATGGTTTGGTGTTCTCTCCGACAACACCTCGACCTCTCCGCGGACGATGAAATAGATCTCCCGGCCCTGGGAGTCCTGCTTGATGATATCGGTGAATGGCGGGTAGGAGCGCGGTTGCGCATTCAGGCCCAGGAAATGGAGGATATCTGGCGGTAGACCGGAGAAGAGGGGCAGCTCCTTGAGAAGTAAACGGACATTGACCAGTCCGTTCGCCAGCGCACTGGATGATCCATCAGCCAATCCGGGACTCGGGGACTTTCGCTTTTTATTGACGGACTTCAAGCTTCTGCCGTCCTGATCTGCGAGGTTCAGGTCACCGGAATATGTGTCCCGCAATCTCTTTGAACCTCTCCGAATCGGACTCACAAGATCAACTGACGGTACCGaggtctccttcttcttcttctccaagatcATCAGTCGCTCCTGGGCCTCGTCCCGAATTGCTCGTTCTACGTCGGGGAACCGAGGGAGAATTTTCCGGAAGTCCTCCTTGGTCAAAACGACTAGTAGGCATCGAGTGCGGGCGATGATGGTAGCTGTCCGCGGGCGATCCATTAGTACACCGATTTCACCAAAAAAGGCCCCCGGTTCCAGCTCCGCATATATACTCTCGCCATCGCGCGAGGTCACGGAGACAGCGCCCCGAACCAGCCAATAGATGGCCTTGGCCTCATCCCCCTCCGTCAGAATGTAGTCATTGGGCGCATGGAGTTGTGGACGCAGATGCTGGCCGACATCGACCAGGAAGGATTCGGGGGTGGATTGGAACAAGGGAAAGGAGCGTAAGCGGTCAACGAGGTCCAGTGGGAGCGCTTGAATAttcgaggaggtcaaggGCGACGGCCGTACGGGGCGGTTCGGATTGGTGATGGAATCGAACGAATGTAGTAGCGACGCGGTGTCGGAGATGGGGTGAACAGCTTTTGTTCCACCACTAGCTCTGCCATGGCGCCGCATGATGGGCCGGTGAAGAGGTGTGTTCAGGGAGGGCAGTTCAAGGGACAAAACAGAATTGGAGAAGAAATTCGAAAAGGGAGCATGTAGTTTGTTGGGCCGGTATCGAAGCGACCAATGGAAGCGATGACGTCGACGAGAATGAGATCACGGGGGAGAGGAGCTCTCAAAAAGGCATCATGGCtgacgatggatggatgggaacgGAGACAGTGCGGGGGAGGGCAGATgggcgaggaaggaaggcggtggtag
It contains:
- a CDS encoding cyclic nucleotide-binding domain protein (COG:P,T;~EggNog:ENOG410QE71;~InterPro:IPR018488,IPR001810,IPR000595,IPR018490, IPR036047,IPR032675,IPR014710,IPR006553;~PFAM:PF00027,PF00646,PF16643,PF12937;~go_function: GO:0005515 - protein binding [Evidence IEA]) codes for the protein MRRHGRASGGTKAVHPISDTASLLHSFDSITNPNRPVRPSPLTSSNIQALPLDLVDRLRSFPLFQSTPESFLVDVGQHLRPQLHAPNDYILTEGDEAKAIYWLVRGAVSVTSRDGESIYAELEPGAFFGEIGVLMDRPRTATIIARTRCLLVVLTKEDFRKILPRFPDVERAIRDEAQERLMILEKKKKETSVPSVDLVSPIRRGSKRLRDTYSGDLNLADQDGRSLKSVNKKRKSPSPGLADGSSSALANGLVNVRLLLKELPLFSGLPPDILHFLGLNAQPRSYPPFTDIIKQDSQGREIYFIVRGEVEVLSERTPNHHAQSLPNKIEHPSFEVKARLKQGQYFGEVVSLSLAPRRTATVRSISAVECLMISGEVLVEFWERCPPKVREQVERTAKERLQAASDGDVVMSEAGADEQPLSVDDNFKMRAGRRQSMPLLTLTETELDSTPTANGLDEPSVLRPSDPDPFLSVGLDKVRLRSRRSSVAPLTPEEVSGEQQRSSPSAEPRSTSSSFLTLPGAGEFSTPSETVREPRQDNHGYLPDQVLLVIFQHLELHDLLRLRAVSMHWSEILSKSTELLHHLDLSTYNRCVTDDVLVKIICPFVGSRPRYVDISNCFHITDEGFSKLVATCGSNVVTWKMKSVWDVTASSILDMASKANNLQEVDLSNCRKVGDTLLARIVGWVSPGQHKPHDESKSGKASMKPTRQTAAGTVYGCPELKKLTLSYCKHVTDRSMHHIASHAASRIEEMDLTRCTTITDQGFQFWGNARFTNLRRLCLADCTYLTDNAIVHLTNAAKQLRELDLSFCCALSDTATEVLALQCSQLTYLNMSFCGSAISDPSLRCIGLHLLNLKRLSVRGCVRVTGAGVEAVADGCNQLTSFDVSQCKNLLPWIEGDGPRKYGKKISFETVAQNGRVFR